The window TTTCGGTTCTGAGCCTTTGGTTTCCGAGTGAAACGGCTCTTACTTTATTTTCTGCCAGAAAGGCAATTTCTTTTTCGGAAAAATCACCTTCAGGACCTATTAAAAAAGTAATCTGTTCTAATGAAGGAATGTTTTTAAGCCCGATTCTTTCTAAATTTTCATGGCAGTGCGCTACAAAAGTATTTTCCGGATTAACGCCTTTCAGAAAATCCGTTAGTTTTACCGCATCGTTGATGACCGGAAAATGAAATCTCAGACTTTGCTTTGATGCGGCAACAGCCTGTTTTCGTATTTTATCAATATTAATGTTTTTACGCTCTGTCTTTTCGGTGATAATAATACTGATTTCAGAAATGCCCATTTCCACTGCCTTTTCCACAAAGAATTCAATTCTGTCAATATTTTTAGTGGGAGCAATGGCAATATGAAGTTTCGGATTGAATTCGGGAAGATTTTCTTTGATTTCAGAAACTTCTATACCCGCTTTTTTCCCTTCTATAATAAGCTTTCCGGAAGCCAGTTTTCCTTTTCCATCCGTCACATGAATATCTTCACCATCTTTCATCCGAAGAACTTTTACGATATGCTGCTGCTCTTCATCATTGATCGTGACTTTTTGCTCTGCTATTTCTCCGTAAAATAATTTCATATATCCTGGCTTATAAAGGCAACTCCTGTTTTGATGGTGGTATAAATGTCCGTATCACATTCCCTGTAAGAACACGTGTATATTTCTTCTATCCAGGTATTGTTAATAAAAATCAGATTTAAATATTCCTGTTTTCTCAAATTGTTTTTGATGGATAAATAATCTCCTTCTTTTGGAGTATAGGGAAAACTGAAAAGGTGCTCAGAATTGATTAATTTCAAAACTTCATCTTTTATATCCTGGATATATCCGGTCTCAGAACTTTCTCCGGTAAACTCTGAAAAAGTTTCTGATCCCTCATGTCTTCCTGTGACCGTTTCTAATACCCAATAATATTTTGAATTCTTTTTAGACTGTGTTCCCAGTACTTTTTCTTCTAAGAGTATTTTCATAAATCATATTTTGCCGTTGCGGAAGTTCTTAAATCCGTAAATTCTCCCCGCTCAAATTTCAGCTTTGCTACCATGGCAATCATGGCTGCATTGTCTGTTGTATATTCAAACTTAGGAATATAAATTTCCCAGCCCAGTCTTTCTCTGTTATCTTCCATCGCTTTTCTGAGCGCAGAATTGGCAGATACTCCTCCTGCAATAGCAACCTGATTCACATTGAGGTCTTTGGCTGCTTTTTCAAGCTTATTCATCAGAATTTCAATAATGGATTTCTGTACAGAAGCACACAGATCATTAAGGTTTTCTTTGATGAAATCCGGATTCTTTCTGACTTCTTTCTGAATGAAATACAGTACTGAGGTTTTGATACCGCTGAAAGAATAATCGTAGTTTTCCAGCTTCGGTTTATTGAATGTAAAAGCATCAGGATTTCCTTCCTTCGCCAATCTGTCGATGATAGGTCCCGCAGGATAATCAAGGTCAAAAATCTTCCCGATTTTATCAAATGCTTCTCCGGCCGCATCATCAGTAGTCTTCCCAATGATTTCCATATCAAAATAGTCTTTTACCAGTACAATCATGGTGTGTCCGCCACTCACGGTAAGACACAGGAATGGGAAGGTAGGCGGCACAGGATTTGCATCTTCGATGAAATGGGCCAGAATGTGAGCTTGAAGGTGATTTACCTCAATCAACGGTACATTCAGGCTCATAGCCAAAGACTTAGCAAATGATGTTCCTACAAGAAGAGATCCTAAAAGTCCCGGTCCGCGAGTAAATCCTATAGCAGAGATAGCATTTTGTTGTATATTTGCTTTAGAAAAAGATTTTTCAACAACGGGGATCATATTTTGCTGATGGGCTCGTGAAGCCAATTCAGGGACAACGCCGCCATATTCTTTGTGGATGGCCTGGTTCGCGGCAATGTTTGAAAGAATAGAATTTCCCTTGATGATAGCTGCTGAGGTGTCGTCACAGGACGATTCAATACCTAAAATTATAGAGTCGCTCATAATAATGGCAAAGTTAGAGAATAATAACGAGAATGAGAATAAAAAATCTGTAGCTGAAAACCTTGGGGATCAGGTACAGAAAACTGTTGAAAATGTAGAGGAAAAGGTACGGGAAACAGTAAAAGAAGCATCGGAGCTGGCTTCGGATGCCATACACCATCCTGTGGAAACAGCCGGAGAGTTTGGGAAGCAGGCTGTGAAGGATGTTACCAGCTATACCTGGTGGGCAAAGCTTCTCCTGATTCTCTTTTGGCTGAGTATTGTTCTTGTGGGGGGAGTTCTTATTGCCATCAACCTTCCGGTAACCAAACAATGGGCAGCAGATCAGGCATTAAAACTTGTTAATAATGATTTTAAATCAGATTTTTCCACAGAAAGCGTAGACGTAAACTACTTTGGTGATGTAACGATAAAAGGATTGAAGGT of the Chryseobacterium aureum genome contains:
- a CDS encoding RsmE family RNA methyltransferase translates to MKLFYGEIAEQKVTINDEEQQHIVKVLRMKDGEDIHVTDGKGKLASGKLIIEGKKAGIEVSEIKENLPEFNPKLHIAIAPTKNIDRIEFFVEKAVEMGISEISIIITEKTERKNINIDKIRKQAVAASKQSLRFHFPVINDAVKLTDFLKGVNPENTFVAHCHENLERIGLKNIPSLEQITFLIGPEGDFSEKEIAFLAENKVRAVSLGNQRLRTETAGVFVAAWNYYNMI
- the tsaD gene encoding tRNA (adenosine(37)-N6)-threonylcarbamoyltransferase complex transferase subunit TsaD, which translates into the protein MSDSIILGIESSCDDTSAAIIKGNSILSNIAANQAIHKEYGGVVPELASRAHQQNMIPVVEKSFSKANIQQNAISAIGFTRGPGLLGSLLVGTSFAKSLAMSLNVPLIEVNHLQAHILAHFIEDANPVPPTFPFLCLTVSGGHTMIVLVKDYFDMEIIGKTTDDAAGEAFDKIGKIFDLDYPAGPIIDRLAKEGNPDAFTFNKPKLENYDYSFSGIKTSVLYFIQKEVRKNPDFIKENLNDLCASVQKSIIEILMNKLEKAAKDLNVNQVAIAGGVSANSALRKAMEDNRERLGWEIYIPKFEYTTDNAAMIAMVAKLKFERGEFTDLRTSATAKYDL